The region AGACCTGAGTCAGCTCACAGACCTAATGTCTGTTAAGGAACAGATCAGATGATCTCGTGGAAGAACTCTGACATGACACCTCATGTGAATATCCCGAgcttttgtctttgtttcctcCAAAAAAAGGTTACAGCCATTTACtccaggaaaacacagaaaacgtACAGGGACTCTTCGATCCTTACCTTGAGCCATTGTGATTCTTGAGAACCTTGGTGCTACCGTGGTCGGCTGCACAGCATAGAGGTTCATAAAGTCCAGGTGAGACAGACACTGTCTGGAATCTACCTCACGTTCAGGTGAACCGTCTCTCTAAATCCGTCCTGTGGTTCTTCTTCCAGTTCCTATGGGGACAGTTGGAAATACACCCTAGCAAGTGGCAAAATCTCAATGCCGCTGTGACCCACGGACTGTGGCTGCCACGGGAAGAAGGGCCAAGTGGAGGCCACCTGAACTCTTTAAGCCAAACAGTAAATCAGAAGCAACGCTGTGTCTGCGGGGAACAGCCAAGTCTTGTTCCACCGTGAAAGGCTGCAGGTGAGGCCTCGCCGGGAGTACAGGCGGCGTGTGCCTCCACGGCGAATTTCGTTCTAGGATTAGAGCTACCTGTTATTTGGGACAAGGGCAGTGATCACTACCAGGACGCCGCTGCTGGCAAATAGCTGTGGACCCACAAGAGACCCCCGCTGGCTGTGGGGGAGCAGCACCCAGGAAAGAGGCTGAAGTTCCCCTCAGCTGCTGGGACCAGCTTCTGTTATCTCTTGGATAAGTTCTCTTCCCTTAATAGAAGAGAGCCTTCAAATTATGGCAAAACCCAACGGGAGTCATTTACTTTAGACATTTATTTCACATACAAGTTTTCAAGAAGACATCTAAGTGAACATTTATACGGAACGACGAGTACAATGAGCAGACATACCTTCTACTCAGAACGCACTCAAGAGGCAAAGCTTACGGCTACACCAGTCACCCCGACGCTCCCCGCTCGGGGCCTCCCCAGCTCCCCGGGGCTGAGTCTTGCCTGTCGTTGGGCGCCACACCTCACCAAATAGGCTTTCTTCGCTGCAGCTACCTGTCATTGCCCAAAACATTCCAGCAGCCTTGGCAATCACACTTGCTTCTCTTCAGATGAGGTACTCAGGCCCAGAGAGTCTGATGTGTCAAACAAGACTCAGAAAGTGTCCTTTGGCTTCTGGTCTAGTGCTCAGTCTACGGGGCAGGCAGCCCTGAGCTGTTTTAAGTATGCTGTGAAGTTTtcctctctaaaaaaaaaaaaaaactaaggttTCCTTCCAGATAGAGTCAGTTGTATGTGTAATAAAATCACCAGTAAGAATCGAGGTCTTCATGGGAGTAACAAAATAATCCTAGGCAGGGATACAGGCCAGGTTCCAAAGTGCCTTGGGTAAGAGGTCAGAGAATAAAATGTCTATTTGTTTAtaccacttttaaaaaaataggatttggggcaatttttaaagatacaagACAGGATTAAATAAATATAGGTTTCAGGTAGTTGGTTGAGGTGAGTTGTAAGTTTTGCTTTTGTAAGTTTCTTTGTTCCAGCAgctagaacaaagaaagaaaagcagtaagttataaacaaataaacaaaaatcacagtGTTTGTAAGGtaaccttttcttttccccccagcttTAGGATCAGAGCTTTCCCTGGTACTGAGAGATAGGAAAAAAACTTTTTCCAATGGATCTTCATAAAGGCAATGTTATGTGATCTGAGTCACATTAATCAGAGTATGACTGTTATTTTGACTTTcatgtgccacctgaaaaaagataaaatacagtCTTGGTCTAAGATGGTGAGCAGGAATTTCTATTCAGAAGCAGAGACACAGTTCACTAAGTTAATTTTTAATACAAGTTCCAGTAGCCGATTGACAACTGGGAAACAGGTAAGGGGATCCAAATTCCACCTCAGCCTTGATCCCAGACACATGAGACAGACAGAATCCGTCTCTTCCACTGGAGGCGGAAGGGGTCCTGAACCTCCCCTGCCACTGGGGAAATTTGGGGGGACAGAGGTACTGAATATGATTTTAGGCAATCAGAGAAACTCTTTCCACAAGTGAAGGTAATCGCCTCACTGACAAACCACTGACCTGTAATTGACAGGAGCAGAACAGGCACGGCCTTTTGCTGCAGCACGTCCTCCATCTACGGCAAGTTCCTTGAGTGCAGGCACCAtgccttttcttcattttcataccCCTCACGTGCCTAGAACATAGCCTTACACACAACAGTGCTTCATAAATACTTATGAgtaaatctactttcctgaaccATGCTTTGATATAATTATCGCTCCTGGGTACGTATTACTAAGTGGTGATTTCTATTAATGTGCATCTTCTCTAGAGGGGGAATTTCAGAACATCTACACAACACAAGCGCACGCCCGCCGGCACCACACACACCTTACTGTGCTAGGCACACTACCAACATGAAACTGCACTCACCATTAGAAGTCTGTAATTCAGACAACACAGAGGAAATCAACCTACTGAGATGTGAACAATTCTAACAGGTCTAACAAGTGTAAATCAGATCACTGATCAATGTTTACCTGAGCCACCTGCCTTCCAACAGACCACACTCTATTCTGGCACCTAAGTTGGATTTCTTTCTCCACTGCCTACCCTCCTTGGTACTTCGTTAAACAAGTTTCAAAAGATTCAAACATACTCAGACGTCttcagaaaggagaaacaagaccGAAAGAATGATCTACACACAGCCCTCACTCTGGTTCTCTTCCCCCTAAACTTAtgacttccccctcccccaagcaaAGCCCCCCTGAGGTTACCATCCTATGAAGGGTACAAATGCCACTGGCCCCATCCTGAAGTAACGCCTTGCATGACCAAGTTCCTGGTTTTCATGCACAAGGTCCGTAAATGAATTATGTCCCCACCTGAATCCGTCCTTCAGTATTTATCGGGCTAGTGCTGAGGGTTATCAAAGAGATTTTTCAGACCAGCAGGTAAATGGACTGGAAGTTTCTGTAAATATTTCTACCCCTCCTCAGTGAGCTACAGAGTTGTATAAATTACTCAGAGCACTACAGTGAGGTTCATGATCCCACGAACAGGGACTAGGCTGGAGAGCTGGTCTGGATGGAGGTGGCTGTCTGCGCTAAAGCAGGACTAAGGAGTCCAGGAAACAGGAACGTTTCAGGTCTTTACCTCACTTCCTCCCTACCCACTGTGAGTTTTAGGAAACGATTATAATATTTTACTGAAGTGTGGGCTGGGAGGCATAAAATACGCCAACATCCCAGTCATGCCCTGATAAGAGCCAGAGGAGTTATAGGGTGGAAGTAGACTGGGTCTGAAATTCTACTTTATCTGAGAGACACGCCATGAGCATGCATGCTATTCCATCTGAGGAGGGCACGGTAGTTCAGAAGAGTCGGATGAGGGCACCCAGAACAATTAAGAGGTAAGTGCAGGACATAACGAGAAACAGTAAAAGGAATGGGATTACTTATAGGCTGGAGAAGCGGCCGCCGAGGGGGTTCAGCCTTCAGGTACAGAAAAGGTCAGTCCACAGAGGACGATGGGTGATGAGCTGCTTGTGCAGGACAAGGCATTACTTCAGCGACGACACAGATTCCACCCTGGCTATTTAGATCAACTTCTTGACACAAAAAAGACACACCGCAACAGGAGAGGAAAACTGtaaaatctcccatctccttttGTGAATATCTTCAAAACCAAGATGGATCTGATGCGGTTCTTATCAGACTCCTGGACGTTCTATCCACACGTGAAACTCCGATCAAGTTGTATCCACGACCACACGTGGTAGATAATGAAAACaactttgtgcattttttttttctctccttgaaaACAACTCTCTCCTACACGGAGGGGTCTTGGATGTTGCTGGATTTAGCGAGCCCATCGCAGTGGCCTCGACAGAGAGGACACTCAGACTCGTTATCTTCGTCACTTTGTAAAGGAAAAGTTGAGACACAGAGGAGAGGAGCAGACTGATCAAGTTAGAGGCAGAGGTGAGAACAGGATCCAAGCCTTCATTTTCTCAAGCTTATCTTGGCAATGACTCTTCATAGCTGAGATTGCCTCCAAGAGTGAGATTAGGGTAAAACGGCTAAAGGGTCATTTAGGAAGAGAAGAGATCGTGTCAAAAAGTTTCCCTGAATTCATCGGTCTTCCCCCTCTGGGGGTGCTCTGGGGGATGCGCGGGCGGAGGGAGCGGCTGCAGCTTCTCTCTCATGTGGACTTCCCGATGTTTGGTAAGAACAGAACTCTTACTGAAACGCTTGCCACACTGGGTGCACCCATAGGGCTTCTCTCCGGTGTGGGTTCTCCGATGCTCCCGGAACCTTGTACAGTTGCTGAAACTCCTCTCACAGTCCCCGCACTTGTAGGGGCTCTCACCAGTGTGGACTCTCCGGTGGGCACTGAAATGAGAACTGTTGGTGAAGCTTTTCCCGCACTCGGTGCACTGgtagggcttctctccagtgtggcTTCTCTGATGGATGATGAGACTCGAGCTCTGACTGAAGCACTTCCCGCATTCTCCACAGCTGTAGGGTTTCTCCCCCGTGTGGATTCTCTGGTGGGCGCCAAAGTTTGAGGAGTCGTTAAAGCTCTTCCCGCAGTCAAGACATTTAAAAGGTTTTTCTCCTGTGTGGATTCTTTGGTGTCTGATAAGACTCCTGCTTCTGCCAAAGCACTTCCCACAGACACTACACTTGCAAGGATTTTCCTTCTGGTGGCTCACCCGGCACAGAAGGCGAGCGCTCCTCCCAAAGCTTTCTCCGTATCTGAGAAGCCGGTAGGGCCTCCTCCCCACGAGAGGCCTCTGATGCATTACAGCTTTCCCTAAGTCTCTAGGCTGAGACATCAGCTTTCCCTGTCTGACTCCTTGAAGGCTGTCCCACTGTCTTCCTGAGATGCATTCCCTTTTACGACATTTACCTGGATCAATATTCTGGGACACGCCCCCTTTGGGCTTTTCCATTAGGGCCCTGTGCAGCTCCATGTCCTTATACACTACCTGTGCGGCACTCTCCTTGATGCTGTTTCCAATttcaaaatctgaaaagaaaagacagtaaGAACTTCAGACCAGTCCTGTATTAAGACAAACACCATGGCGTCCAGGCCTCACACGTCAGGACCCGTGTGCCTCACCGGCTTCGGGGGTGGCGACTCTCCTCGGATGCATTAAGCCCTGTTTTCTTTCAGTTCCCCAAAGAGCCAGTAACACCCAGCACAAAGTAGGCCTTTGGAAATGTTTTCAGAACTGAGTTATAATCCACGCCATTATCCCCCATCTGTATCCTGATTAACATGGGAGCAACTTAGCTCATTTCCCTGAAATTCCACTCCAATTCATCCTGCTTTCAACATTTCTCATCTATACCAACGTACACTAAACTTCACCAGTGTTTAGAGTAGATTCTAGTAAACAAGTCCAAATTCCTCAGTGGATTTCTTAGTTCATCAACACTGAGTCATATCCTATCCAAGAgcatctctttcttctcctcaaaTGTCCCTGTCACCTTGTTTTTCTGGCTGTCTCCCACGTAGACCCCACTAACTCACATCTAATTCTCACTGTTCCCCAAACCAGAATTACCTCCTCCTCACTCTTTCATCTACATCCCAACGCGCATAATGGATCCCAGCTTCTCTGATAAGTTTTCTGGACAGAGAGCATGACGTGTTGAAGAGACCCGGGCTGTGAATCAGACAGCTCCGGTTCTAATGCCGAGATCCATCCTGGTCACGTCTTAACTGTGTGGTTTTTGTATTGACTTTTCACTATGGAAAATCCAAACAGACAGAAGAGTAGAGAACAGGATGTATACTGAACTTCCATGAACCACTTACCCAACGAGCTACTCGTGGCCAATCTTGGTTCATCTCTATTCCCAGACACTCTCTGCTCTCTCCACTCAGCTTATTTGGAAGTGAATTCAGACATTGTATTATTTCACCCATAAATACTTCCTAACCTGTGTAACATAGGCCCAGTCCAGGGTCTTCCTCTTAAGCACTTTGCTGCACTGTCATTGTTTCTACCAGCTAATTGCACCAGCACTCTCCTTCCACCCACTGCACTGAAACTGCTGCTGTCCCCCAGTCCCCAGTGGGCGGCTGCCGCACGCACTGGAAGAGGAGGGCAGCCACCAATTAATCCGTTAACTTCGGTGAAAAGCCCTAACGATGGCACCTTCTGAGGTGTTCTGATTGGGTCTAGCACTGTCCTGGGAGCTGGAGGAAGTTACAGCCCAGTAGTTGGCTCAGACGAGCCTGATAATTTGATGACAGGTCTGGAGCTCACCTTAAGAAAAACAAGGTTCACAAGAGATGGTACCAAAGGACCTTGTTTCCAAAGTGATCAATTTAACAGCTCCAGTTGCAATTTCAGCTTTCATACTGCAAATTCCCGTATAAATACTACCGGAGAGCGCATGTGTGAACTTCCTTCTCTAATGCTTGCTTTGAATAAGCATAGAGTGTAGGGAGGAAGACAGTTAACAGGTAAGGCTGGCACAGCTCAGATTAAGGATGGCTGTGGAACCTTAATGCAAGTCTAACGGAGAAAACCGGTGTGGAGACTTGTACCGCAGAAAGACTAAACTAAGGTAGTGCTCATGGTAACTAAAGAGGGGGCAGATGGATGTTCTGCAGCAGCTGAAAAAACATGTCATCTGCCTGGATGTAGGCAATGGGAGAGAAGGCATCAAAACTACCTCTGTCTCATAAGCCTGGATGACCAGTGGGGGGACACAGGGAAGAGCCACGGTGTGGCATGAAAGAGATCTTAGTTTTGAAAATTTAAGTCTGGGCTACTGGTGACATGCCCACAAGAGCGTCCAGCAGTCAGCGGGAAACAGGCAGGTGCAGCTGGGAACCAGAAGAAAGTCTCCATCTTTCTGCTTCTGCCCATCACTTTCCTCATGCACGTCACACATAACTGAGACACTTCTGTTTTGAGCTTACAGACACACCTCCTTGATCAGAGTTTTCCTCAAGTATAATTTCAAGTGTTTCTTTCCCACAGTGTTTCTAGGAGATATAAAACATCATCTGTCCTATACACACAAACCGAGGCTGAGATCCCCAAGACCAAACCTTGCGGTAACGTGAGCTCCTCCCTTGCACAGAAGCACCACGAGAACAGGGACTCTGTCTTATTGATCGCTACCTCCCCTTTTCCTCAAATGGCACAGGACACACAAATATTTACTTAATGAACAGACATTCACGAGCGATGTGCCAGGTCTGATTTGTCAGTGAACCCCACTTTCTCCTTTCAGACCACAGCCCCTGATGATCCTTACCACTAGGGCTTTGCAGTAGACCTGGAGGTCCCTGGAATTCTGGCTCTTGTACATTTTCCTCCTCACTCATTCTCTCACTGCCGGAATCTTCAACTACTGTCTCCTGTGAGGTCTCCTCAGGTTCCCAGCCTGTAGGTCCCTGGGGTTCAATCTCAACATCCTCTCTTTCTTGAACTGAGGGTGATGGGACTTGTTCTGGGGTGTTGGTGGGAGGGGCGGGCGCCCTAGAGTTAATCAGGGCATCCATCTCCCTGTAGAAGGCGCAGGACTCCAGCACGTGACCATTTTTCACTTTGCGGTAGCTCTTCTGGAGGCTTTTGAACTTGGTCCGGCACTGTTCTGGCGTCCGGAGGAAGCCGCACTCGCGCAGCTGCTCAGCCACAGCCCCGTACAACTTGCTCTTCCGATGACAGGCTTGCAGTGCTTCGTAGAACCGAGTCTCCCGGAGGATATCAAGAAAAGTCTTGGTTTCCTCGTAGCCCCAGTGCACACCTGCCATTCAAGGATAACGTTCAAAGATACAAGGGGTCTATACGTTATAAAATGTAAGTACAAGAAAACAAATCCCATTCCCAGGGACTATGATATGCCCGGGAATAGGCTCTGCAAGAAATGAGAAGGTctatagaaaaaaatctatagtaTTATATTGAAAGACataaaagaactagaaagaaTGGAGAGGCGCTGTTTCTGGATAGGCAGACTCAAGTTGTACATATATCAATTCTCAAATGAATCTATAAAGTCAAAATCCcagtaagatttttaaattaaaactgataaactgaTCTCAGAGTTTACTTGCTAGAATAAAAAGGCAGTCTCCCAAATCTGCCATGGCTGTGGTTATTAAGGGTTGGGCTGTTTGTCTTTTCAAAACTGTTAAGAATAACAGATCAGAACCCCAATAGGAACTTTCCTCTCAAAGTTCCTATCATTCCCTTAGTCTGCCTTCTTTGAAGAGCAGAACTAGGTCCAGAGTAGTTTCTGATCTACTCTGAGAGATGAAATGATCTGCAAGACAAGTAGATGTTCTGCTTTTACAGCAGAATAAAACTTTCGATTATGTTTCAATAGTCTGTTAAACACACTTTTTGAGTGTTTTGTACTCTAGTAGGAAAGTCATTTCTACTCTCTACCTCACTGAATGGTCTCTTTACTCCATCCTATCACTGGAGGATGGATTCCCGCATCTGAAACGGCCCGACCCTCACGTCTGGGGATTTGCAGAATGGTGATATCTGTCTACGCGCACTGTGCTCTAACCTGAGACAGGACCCTTTGTGGCTGTCACTCAGACGGTCCTGGGGGCAGCAAACATCTGGGAGTACTTTCAGTTACGCGGCCGATCACAGTCACAAGTGGCAAGGTGTGTGTGACAGAACTCCCCAGGTTTGGCCATGTCTGGTCTACTCCCTTTTCTACAAGACCACATCGTCCATTttcatattagaaaaaaaaagcagaattctTACCACTCAGGTTTTGAAATAAGACAGGGGCACCACGAATCTCAGACTTCCGGATAAACTCAACGCCCATCTCATCAGCATCAGATTCTTCTGcggcttcttcctcctccaccaaaTTGATCTGGTCTTTGGCACTGACACCAGTTCTCTTCAGTCTGGGGAGAGACATCATCTCCTTTGGCTGATTCGTGGATGCAGCATGAGCTGCAGGGTTCAGCAAAGCGTCCATGTCCTCAAAGAAGGCGCAGGGTTCTAACACATGGCCATTCCTCACTTTTCGATAGCTCTTCTGGAGACTTTTGAACTTGGTCCGGCATTGTTCTGGTGTTCGGAGGAAGCCACACTCTCGCAGCCACTCAGCTACAGCACCATACACCTGGCTGTTTCGAGGACAAGCCTGAAGCGTTTCATAGAAGCGGGACTCTTTGAGAATTGCAAGGAAAGTCTTAGTTTCCTCGTAACTCCAGTGCACGCCGGCTATTTTTTCATCTTCTAGACCCCACTGCTGCTGCTCTCTCCATGTTTTCCCTGCACTCCTTGCAGGGATCTGAACAGCATGAACTGACTTTTCCTTGATGTAGTTGCTTTGTAAGACAGTCCTCTTATTAGAGGAATGTACACCTATGGTCCAGGGCTCCTTTCTTTGCTCCAACCGGGCTATCTTGTTAGATGTCGACACTGTACTTCCTATAATAAGAGAAACGTATTTCATGCTAGAGATCATTACTACATGCCCCAGTCTTCAGCTGGAGCACGCTTTCCTGGACCAGTTGTTCACACCTATCCTTTAAAGGTCCTGTCCAATTCATCTCTTTTCTAAAGCCTTCCTCAACCATGACGGTGCACACGAGATTTTTAAACGAGTTATCTGGCATAATCCTCTACTAACTCATACCACCACTACATTTCATCACCTTTGATTCCCCCTCAGTATCTAACATTGTGTTAGGAACAGAGCATGTCCCTAACTAGTATTCATTACTCATAAAATGTGCTGGTATCTGCTCCCCATAaatcctccctcccccatctcaaCACGCATATACACACACTTGGGCCCATAAGAGATGAGCAGTCACGAACTTTTAGAGACATTCTGGCAAAGTTAATGGGAAAGAGATGTAAGCAGAGGAAAGCAACTTGAGTTTTTTACCTTATAATACTATGGAGAGTAACACGTCTTAAATCTGAATCCGAGGTCCACTACTTACTTTACTTTTTGACCAGGGgaagtttcttaatctctctgtgcctcagtttcccagggAACAATATCATCTACTAGGTACTAggaatattaaataaatgatcaTCTGTGAAGTGTCCAATGCCCCATAGGTATGTAGtaacatttaattttcttctatagaAAACACACATAGGAGCTTCATGGAATTCTCTGGCTGAAGCAGCAGCAAATCAAATCCTTGCTGAAAGAACCCTGGGGATGGAGATTTGCCCTTTATTTTCACATGAGAGAAGTAAGTGTAGGGACAATGAAAGTTCAAACGTCCCCAAGGACCGGGCAGGCAGTGCAGGGAGCTAGGGGCTGGGGTGAGAGCCCAGGCCGTGCAGCTTGGGCCCCTCATCCAGCTCTGGTCCGCGGGGGCTTGTGAGGAAGTGGGCCCATGGTGTCTACCGTCTGACTTTTCTAGAGAAACCAGAAATCCAGATTTATGAGctaatttcaaattaaaactcTATGCAAGGCCAAAATATGTTTGCAGGCTAGATTCAGCCCACGAGCCTTCAGTTTGCAATCTGTGATAAAAGACTGGGCCAGGTGTCTCTGGGCCTCGGCCTTTCCATATGTAATTATTACGCACGTGGGCCCTGGATTTCCAAAGTACGGTCTCTATCACAATCCTGACAGATTTTACTAAGGATTCTGATTCATCATTTTACTAGGTCTGGATGCTGTATGATCCAAGGCAACACTAGGAAACACCTACTGTGTATGCAACTCGCCAGGTGGACATGCCTCACTGGCCCCTGAAACAGCACTAACAGCCACGACTACCAAGATAACCACATGGGCCTCTGAAGGATGAGTGGTCAGCGCTGAAGCACAGAGGccctaaatgaaaatgaaaatcaaggAGCCTGCTGTTTGGGGAGAGCACTTTGCTACTCGTGTGACATCAGTGTCATTTTaagttggtcttttttttttttaaattgctttaattGCTTTTGAATTATATACAATTGCTggcttatctttatttatttggtttgacACGGCCCACTGTACAATCTTTATACCTCAGTGTCTATATGTATTGTTGTCCAGTAGAACTTCTGTGCTGACGAAAATGTTCTCTAACTGCGCTATCCAACACAGCTACTGAGTACCTTAAATGTGGCTACAGCCACTGAGGAACGGAACTTTTAACTtcatttaattttgattaatttcATAAATTTAAATCTAAATAGCCATGTGTAGCTAGTGGCTACTCTATCAGACAGTGCAGGTCAGTAGTATCTATAGT is a window of Vicugna pacos chromosome 18, VicPac4, whole genome shotgun sequence DNA encoding:
- the ZKSCAN2 gene encoding zinc finger protein with KRAB and SCAN domains 2 isoform X2, with the translated sequence MAASLDPQIDAPLEVEGCLIMKVEKEPEWTSEPILEGSDSSESETFRKCFRQFCYEDVTGPHEAFSKLWELCCRWLKPEMRSKEQILELLVIEQFLTILPEKIQAWAQKQYPESGEEAVALVIHLEKETGRLRQQVSSPVHLEKQAARGAAWEVASFQPRQAEPQPRVVSREDAESLHLERREQLNQKRELQPLPKNARPSPWVPAPAHEWSTTDQEVTTRLPIGSQGPVKDVRVARGFSYKKSVHQIPAPRDLYQDVRKESVGNTVSLGSTVSTSNKIARLEQRKEPWTIGVHSSNKRTVLQSNYIKEKSVHAVQIPARSAGKTWREQQQWGLEDEKIAGVHWSYEETKTFLAILKESRFYETLQACPRNSQVYGAVAEWLRECGFLRTPEQCRTKFKSLQKSYRKVRNGHVLEPCAFFEDMDALLNPAAHAASTNQPKEMMSLPRLKRTGVSAKDQINLVEEEEAAEESDADEMGVEFIRKSEIRGAPVLFQNLSGVHWGYEETKTFLDILRETRFYEALQACHRKSKLYGAVAEQLRECGFLRTPEQCRTKFKSLQKSYRKVKNGHVLESCAFYREMDALINSRAPAPPTNTPEQVPSPSVQEREDVEIEPQGPTGWEPEETSQETVVEDSGSERMSEEENVQEPEFQGPPGLLQSPSDFEIGNSIKESAAQAMF
- the ZKSCAN2 gene encoding zinc finger protein with KRAB and SCAN domains 2 isoform X1, producing the protein MAASLDPQIDAPLEVEGCLIMKVEKEPEWTSEPILEGSDSSESETFRKCFRQFCYEDVTGPHEAFSKLWELCCRWLKPEMRSKEQILELLVIEQFLTILPEKIQAWAQKQYPESGEEAVALVIHLEKETGRLRQQVSSPVHLEKQAARGAAWEVASFQPRQAEPQPRVVSREDAESLHLERREQLNQKRELQPLPKNARPSPWVPAPAHEWSTTDQEVTTRLPIGSQGPVKDVRVARGFSYKKSVHQIPAPRDLYQDVRKESVGNTVSLGSTVSTSNKIARLEQRKEPWTIGVHSSNKRTVLQSNYIKEKSVHAVQIPARSAGKTWREQQQWGLEDEKIAGVHWSYEETKTFLAILKESRFYETLQACPRNSQVYGAVAEWLRECGFLRTPEQCRTKFKSLQKSYRKVRNGHVLEPCAFFEDMDALLNPAAHAASTNQPKEMMSLPRLKRTGVSAKDQINLVEEEEAAEESDADEMGVEFIRKSEIRGAPVLFQNLSGVHWGYEETKTFLDILRETRFYEALQACHRKSKLYGAVAEQLRECGFLRTPEQCRTKFKSLQKSYRKVKNGHVLESCAFYREMDALINSRAPAPPTNTPEQVPSPSVQEREDVEIEPQGPTGWEPEETSQETVVEDSGSERMSEEENVQEPEFQGPPGLLQSPSDFEIGNSIKESAAQVVYKDMELHRALMEKPKGGVSQNIDPGKCRKRECISGRQWDSLQGVRQGKLMSQPRDLGKAVMHQRPLVGRRPYRLLRYGESFGRSARLLCRVSHQKENPCKCSVCGKCFGRSRSLIRHQRIHTGEKPFKCLDCGKSFNDSSNFGAHQRIHTGEKPYSCGECGKCFSQSSSLIIHQRSHTGEKPYQCTECGKSFTNSSHFSAHRRVHTGESPYKCGDCERSFSNCTRFREHRRTHTGEKPYGCTQCGKRFSKSSVLTKHREVHMREKLQPLPPPAHPPEHPQRGKTDEFRETF